One Longimicrobium sp. genomic region harbors:
- a CDS encoding bifunctional metallophosphatase/5'-nucleotidase, translating into MKLRASLLALPLLLPGGCATAVPAPPAGAAAGSAADAQAGGTLVLMGTTDLHGWVLPYDYYTGKRTNNGLASLVPMIDSVRAANPGRTVLVESGDLLQGNPLDFVYSRLRPGETHPIVAAMNLVGYDAAAIGNHEFNYGVPHLEAAVSQSRFPWISANTFRAGTEEHAFRPWTFVERTVGGRRVKIGITAVTPPGVAIWDRDNVRGRLDFRDIVASVRPIVARMRAEGADLVVVAAHSGLEGSSYDTASTHVPVENAAAAMAREIPGIDVIFMGHTHREVADTTINGVLVQQAKNWGASLAVATLRLETGVDGHWRISSKHGEILRPVDGRTDARLEAALAQAHERTRAYVGRQIGTSAEEWSSEQSRTRDTPIMDLINDAQMRATGADLASTAAFSLSSRIPRGPVTVADIAGLYIYDNTLKAVRVSGAQLRAYLEKSAEYYLPCPAARCDRVTNPAVPGYNFDVVSGVDYALDLTRPVGQRVVRLERNGRAVAAADSFTLALNNYRASGSGGFSMLIGAPVVYDRGESIRDLLIADIQRRGRLAPADVFRKNWEIVPAALAEKAAAEQRASGQ; encoded by the coding sequence ATGAAGCTGCGCGCGAGCCTCCTCGCGCTCCCCCTGCTGCTGCCCGGCGGATGCGCGACAGCGGTACCGGCTCCTCCGGCCGGCGCGGCTGCGGGTTCGGCGGCAGATGCACAGGCGGGCGGGACGCTGGTGCTGATGGGGACCACCGACCTGCACGGCTGGGTGCTGCCGTACGACTACTACACGGGAAAGCGCACCAACAACGGCCTGGCCTCGCTCGTTCCCATGATCGACAGCGTGCGCGCGGCCAACCCCGGCCGCACCGTGCTGGTCGAGTCCGGCGACCTGCTGCAGGGGAACCCGCTCGATTTCGTCTACTCGCGCCTGCGGCCGGGCGAGACGCATCCCATCGTCGCCGCGATGAACCTGGTGGGCTACGACGCGGCCGCCATCGGCAACCACGAGTTCAACTACGGCGTGCCGCACCTGGAGGCCGCCGTCTCCCAGTCGCGCTTTCCGTGGATCTCGGCCAACACCTTCCGCGCGGGGACGGAGGAGCACGCGTTCCGCCCCTGGACCTTCGTGGAGCGCACCGTAGGCGGGCGGCGGGTGAAGATCGGCATCACCGCCGTGACGCCGCCGGGCGTGGCCATCTGGGACCGCGACAACGTGCGCGGGCGGCTGGACTTCCGTGACATCGTGGCCAGCGTGCGCCCCATCGTCGCGCGGATGCGGGCGGAGGGCGCGGACCTGGTCGTCGTCGCCGCGCACAGCGGGCTGGAGGGGTCGAGCTACGACACCGCATCCACCCACGTCCCCGTCGAGAACGCCGCTGCCGCGATGGCGCGCGAGATCCCCGGCATCGACGTGATCTTCATGGGGCACACGCACCGCGAGGTGGCGGATACCACCATCAACGGCGTGCTGGTCCAGCAGGCGAAGAACTGGGGCGCCTCGCTCGCGGTCGCGACCCTGCGGCTGGAGACGGGCGTGGATGGACATTGGCGCATCTCCTCGAAACACGGCGAGATCCTGCGCCCCGTCGACGGGCGCACGGACGCGCGGCTGGAGGCGGCGCTCGCGCAGGCGCACGAGCGGACGCGCGCCTACGTGGGGCGGCAGATCGGCACGTCGGCCGAGGAGTGGTCGTCGGAGCAGTCGCGGACGCGCGACACGCCCATCATGGACCTGATCAACGACGCGCAGATGCGGGCCACCGGCGCCGACCTGGCCTCGACCGCGGCGTTCTCGCTGTCGTCGCGCATCCCGCGCGGGCCGGTCACCGTCGCCGACATCGCCGGGCTGTACATCTACGACAACACGCTGAAGGCGGTGCGGGTTTCCGGCGCGCAGCTCCGCGCGTACCTGGAGAAGAGCGCGGAATACTATCTCCCCTGTCCCGCCGCGCGGTGCGACCGGGTGACCAACCCCGCCGTGCCGGGCTACAACTTCGACGTGGTGAGCGGGGTGGATTACGCGCTGGACCTGACCAGGCCCGTCGGCCAGCGCGTGGTGCGCCTGGAGCGGAACGGGCGCGCGGTGGCGGCGGCCGACAGCTTCACCCTGGCGCTGAACAACTACCGCGCGAGCGGAAGCGGCGGCTTCTCGATGCTGATCGGCGCGCCGGTGGTGTACGACCGCGGCGAGTCC